A region from the Microcella frigidaquae genome encodes:
- the rnc gene encoding ribonuclease III, whose amino-acid sequence MSTAALEQALGVALDPELLDLALTHRSWAYEHGGVATNERLEFLGDAILGQAVTVMLYTSYPELSEGDLAKRRASLVSAVALAEVARAIGLGEHLKLGKGEELTGGREKSSILADTVEALIGATYLDLGGDVATALVLRLIEPLRADPDRFGAAMDPKTSLQELAAALNLGLPVYQVADDGPDHSKVFTATVVLAGDAVASGSGTSKKQAEMAAALEAWTVLQARR is encoded by the coding sequence GTGAGCACAGCAGCTCTCGAGCAGGCCCTCGGGGTCGCGCTCGATCCTGAGCTGCTTGACCTCGCGCTGACGCACCGGTCGTGGGCCTATGAGCACGGCGGCGTCGCGACGAACGAGCGCCTCGAGTTTCTCGGCGACGCCATTCTCGGGCAGGCCGTGACGGTCATGCTCTACACGAGCTACCCCGAGTTGAGCGAGGGCGACCTTGCCAAGCGGCGCGCCTCGCTCGTGTCGGCCGTCGCCCTCGCCGAAGTGGCCCGCGCGATCGGGCTCGGCGAGCACCTCAAGCTCGGCAAGGGCGAAGAGCTCACGGGCGGCCGCGAGAAGTCGTCCATTCTCGCCGACACCGTCGAGGCCCTCATCGGCGCGACCTACCTCGACCTCGGCGGCGACGTCGCCACGGCCCTCGTGCTGCGGCTGATCGAGCCGCTGCGCGCCGACCCCGATCGCTTCGGTGCCGCGATGGACCCGAAGACCTCTCTGCAGGAGCTCGCGGCGGCGCTCAACCTCGGTCTGCCCGTCTACCAGGTGGCCGACGACGGCCCCGACCACTCGAAGGTCTTCACCGCCACCGTCGTGCTGGCGGGGGATGCGGTTGCGAGCGGGTCGGGTACGAGCAAGAAGCAGGCCGAGATGGCCGCCGCGCTCGAGGCCTGGACGGTGCTGCAGGCCCGGCGCTGA
- the hydA gene encoding dihydropyrimidinase, which yields MTTMLIRGGTVVSATGRGAADVLVDGETIVAVLAPGSTLLGHDLTASVDTVIDATGKYVIPGGIDAHTHMELPFGGTAAIDTFETGTIAAAWGGTTSIIDFAVQTAGQKVFDGLAAWHEKAGGNCAIDYGFHQIVGGVDADSLDALPKLIDEGITSYKMFMAYPGVFYADDAQILRAMQVAAEHGLMTMMHAENGPAIDVLVAQLLEQGKTDPYFHGVARAWQMEEEATHRAIMLAHLTGAPLYVVHVSAKQAVEQLAAARDRGQNVFGETCPQYLYLSLEEQLGAVSEKYGAFEGAKWVCSTPLRSRAEGHQDHMWQSLRTNDLQMVSTDHCPFCMKGQKELGLGDFSKIPNGIGSIEHRMDLMYQGVVTGELTLERWVEITSTTPARMFGLYGKKGVIAPGADADIVVYDPNGHTSIGMPVDENGNPTGKKHHMNMDHAAWEGFEIDGKVDTVISRGSVVIQNDQFHGRAGHGQYLRRGLSQYLV from the coding sequence ATGACCACCATGCTCATCCGCGGCGGAACCGTCGTCTCCGCCACCGGCCGCGGCGCGGCCGACGTGCTCGTCGACGGCGAGACCATCGTCGCCGTGCTCGCGCCCGGCTCGACCCTGCTCGGCCACGACCTGACGGCATCCGTCGACACCGTCATCGACGCGACCGGCAAGTACGTGATCCCCGGCGGCATCGACGCGCACACCCACATGGAGCTGCCGTTCGGCGGCACCGCCGCGATCGACACCTTCGAGACCGGAACGATCGCCGCCGCCTGGGGCGGCACGACGAGCATCATCGACTTCGCCGTGCAGACGGCCGGCCAGAAGGTGTTCGACGGGCTCGCCGCCTGGCACGAGAAGGCGGGCGGCAACTGCGCGATCGACTACGGCTTCCACCAGATCGTGGGCGGCGTCGACGCCGATTCGCTGGATGCTCTGCCGAAGCTCATCGACGAGGGCATCACGAGCTACAAGATGTTCATGGCGTACCCCGGCGTCTTCTACGCCGACGACGCGCAGATTCTCCGCGCGATGCAGGTGGCCGCCGAGCACGGGCTCATGACGATGATGCACGCCGAGAACGGCCCCGCCATCGACGTGCTCGTGGCGCAGCTGCTCGAGCAGGGCAAGACCGACCCGTACTTCCACGGAGTCGCGCGCGCCTGGCAGATGGAGGAGGAGGCGACGCACCGGGCGATCATGCTCGCGCACCTCACCGGCGCTCCGCTCTACGTCGTGCACGTGAGCGCCAAGCAGGCCGTCGAGCAGCTCGCCGCGGCGCGCGACCGCGGCCAGAACGTGTTCGGCGAGACGTGCCCGCAGTACCTCTACCTGTCGCTCGAAGAGCAGCTGGGCGCGGTGAGCGAGAAGTACGGCGCGTTCGAGGGCGCCAAGTGGGTGTGCTCGACGCCGCTGCGCTCGCGCGCCGAGGGCCACCAGGACCACATGTGGCAGTCGCTGCGCACCAACGACCTCCAGATGGTGTCGACCGATCACTGCCCGTTCTGCATGAAGGGTCAGAAAGAGCTCGGCCTTGGCGACTTCTCGAAGATCCCGAACGGCATCGGCTCGATCGAGCACCGCATGGACTTGATGTATCAGGGCGTCGTCACGGGCGAGCTGACCCTCGAGCGCTGGGTCGAGATCACGAGCACCACGCCGGCGCGCATGTTCGGCCTCTACGGCAAGAAGGGCGTCATCGCGCCCGGAGCCGACGCCGACATCGTCGTCTACGACCCGAACGGCCACACCTCGATCGGCATGCCCGTCGACGAGAACGGCAACCCCACGGGCAAGAAGCACCACATGAACATGGACCACGCCGCGTGGGAGGGCTTCGAGATCGACGGCAAGGTCGACACGGTGATCTCGCGCGGCTCGGTCGTCATCCAGAACGACCAGTTCCACGGGCGGGCCGGGCACGGGCAGTACCTGCGCCGCGGCCTGAGCCAGTACCTGGTGTAG
- a CDS encoding YceD family protein has product MPAASNPYRVNVRDLVHRPGEMREKSLTFAVPEQLGAAVVTVPAGTELDLDLRLEGLHDGILVTGEVATTAVGECVRCLDRVELPLEVEFQELFAYSQDDAYDYLVHDDHVDCEPVVRDAVVLSLPFQPVCRDDCPGLDPETGERLADVGPREPRVEIDPRWAALEGLARDADEN; this is encoded by the coding sequence GTGCCTGCCGCCTCGAACCCCTATCGCGTGAACGTGCGCGACCTCGTGCACCGCCCCGGCGAGATGCGCGAGAAGAGTCTGACGTTCGCCGTGCCCGAGCAGCTGGGTGCCGCCGTCGTCACCGTTCCGGCCGGCACCGAGCTCGACCTCGACCTGCGGCTCGAGGGCCTGCACGACGGAATCCTCGTCACGGGCGAGGTCGCCACGACCGCCGTCGGCGAGTGCGTGCGGTGCCTCGACCGCGTCGAGCTGCCCCTCGAAGTCGAATTCCAGGAGCTTTTCGCGTATTCTCAGGACGACGCGTACGACTACCTGGTTCACGATGATCACGTGGATTGTGAACCGGTGGTGCGAGACGCGGTGGTGCTGTCGCTCCCGTTCCAGCCGGTGTGCCGCGACGATTGCCCGGGTCTCGACCCCGAGACGGGCGAGCGTCTGGCTGACGTCGGCCCGCGGGAGCCCCGAGTGGAGATCGATCCGCGCTGGGCGGCGCTCGAGGGCCTGGCCCGAGACGCCGACGAGAACTGA
- the rpmF gene encoding 50S ribosomal protein L32 codes for MAVPKRKMSRSNTNARRSQWKASAPTLVKTIENGKVVYSLPHRAKVVEDSAGTPLYMEYKGRKVADV; via the coding sequence ATGGCTGTTCCCAAGCGGAAGATGTCGCGCTCGAACACCAACGCGCGCCGCTCGCAGTGGAAGGCGTCGGCCCCCACCCTCGTCAAGACCATCGAGAACGGCAAGGTCGTCTACAGCCTGCCCCACCGCGCGAAGGTCGTGGAGGACTCGGCCGGCACGCCCCTGTACATGGAGTACAAGGGCCGCAAGGTCGCCGACGTCTGA
- a CDS encoding aspartate aminotransferase family protein: protein MTDTLNRSTPAAPAHDPADGVRAYELDRQYVFHSWSAQGALKPFVAASAQGSYVYTYDGETYLDFSSQLVNTNIGHSHPKVVAAIQQQAAQLATVAPSHAALVRGEAAKRIVEKAGPGFSQVFFTNGGADAIENAIRMARLTTHKHKVLSTYRSYHGNTGAAIAATGDWRRMPNEYAYGHVHFFGPFTYRSEFFSETPEQECARALRHLERTIVAEGPGTIAAILLESVPGTAGIFAPPPGYLEGVRALADKYGIVWIADEVMAGFGRTGDWFAWQNPTINPNRATPDLIAFAKGVNSGYVPVGGVVISPTIAEAFADKVFPGGLTYSGHPLAAASIVASIDAMTDEGIVENARMIGEQHLGPGLRALAEKHEMIGDVRGLGVFWALDLVTDRATREPVSVDVVNRLKAELMARKVLPFAAENRIHVVPPCIVTPDQVADALQAYDGAFSAVAQK from the coding sequence ATGACCGACACTCTGAACCGGTCAACCCCCGCCGCCCCCGCTCACGACCCCGCCGATGGCGTGCGGGCGTATGAGCTCGATCGTCAGTACGTCTTCCACTCGTGGAGCGCGCAGGGGGCGCTGAAGCCCTTCGTCGCCGCGAGCGCGCAGGGCAGCTACGTCTACACCTACGACGGCGAGACCTACCTCGACTTCTCGAGCCAGCTCGTCAACACCAACATCGGCCACTCGCACCCGAAGGTCGTCGCGGCGATTCAGCAGCAGGCGGCGCAGCTCGCGACCGTCGCGCCCTCGCACGCCGCCCTCGTGCGCGGCGAGGCCGCGAAGCGCATCGTCGAGAAGGCGGGCCCCGGGTTCAGCCAGGTGTTCTTCACCAACGGCGGCGCCGACGCGATCGAGAACGCCATCCGCATGGCGCGCCTCACCACCCACAAGCACAAGGTGCTCTCTACCTACCGCAGCTACCACGGCAACACGGGGGCCGCGATCGCCGCGACCGGCGACTGGCGCCGCATGCCCAACGAGTACGCCTACGGGCACGTGCACTTCTTCGGGCCGTTCACCTACCGCAGCGAGTTCTTCTCCGAGACCCCCGAGCAGGAGTGCGCCCGCGCCCTCCGTCACCTCGAGCGCACGATCGTCGCCGAGGGCCCCGGAACGATCGCGGCGATCCTGCTCGAGTCGGTGCCCGGCACCGCGGGCATCTTCGCCCCGCCGCCCGGCTACCTCGAGGGTGTGCGCGCGCTCGCCGACAAGTACGGCATCGTGTGGATCGCCGACGAGGTCATGGCCGGCTTCGGCCGCACCGGCGACTGGTTCGCCTGGCAGAACCCGACGATCAACCCCAACCGGGCCACCCCCGACCTCATCGCCTTCGCGAAGGGCGTCAACTCGGGCTACGTGCCCGTGGGCGGCGTGGTCATCAGCCCGACGATCGCCGAGGCGTTTGCCGACAAGGTCTTCCCGGGCGGACTCACCTACAGCGGGCATCCCCTCGCCGCCGCGTCGATCGTCGCCTCGATCGACGCGATGACCGACGAGGGCATCGTCGAGAACGCGCGGATGATCGGCGAGCAGCACCTGGGCCCCGGCCTGCGGGCGCTCGCCGAGAAGCACGAGATGATCGGCGACGTGCGCGGCCTCGGCGTCTTCTGGGCGCTCGACCTCGTCACCGACCGCGCGACGCGCGAGCCCGTGAGCGTCGACGTCGTCAACCGCCTCAAGGCCGAGCTGATGGCCCGCAAGGTGCTGCCATTCGCGGCCGAGAACCGCATCCACGTCGTGCCGCCGTGCATCGTGACTCCCGACCAGGTCGCAGACGCCTTGCAGGCGTATGACGGCGCTTTCTCGGCGGTTGCGCAGAAGTAG
- a CDS encoding GNAT family N-acetyltransferase has translation MSAIEITEVSIPETLDSPEAEEFLALVELRNAVNRHDSGSDDNVYTAAELLPGWQKTAFEPKRLFAARLDGRLVGRGIYETRTEEAADTAWMHVEVLPDARGHGVGEALARHLEAVALGEGRTRTIVYAPSWKRGGIRIPAPTGFGSVPAGTPEVRLLQTMGYRLEQVERGSRLALPAAGIAAVRRSAEEAAGPDYRVHTWAGPTPPEWREDIAHLLTRMSTDAPTAGLEEPEDPWTVERLLEDEALEASSPRTPVVTAVEHVPSGRLVGFTEFTVPAEPERTVAQEDTIVLREHRGHRLGLLLKAANLQWLEEVSPGHPAIITYNAEENRHMLDVNERLGFEPFVYEGAWRKDLAG, from the coding sequence ATGAGTGCGATCGAGATCACCGAGGTGAGCATCCCGGAGACCCTGGACTCCCCCGAGGCGGAGGAGTTTCTGGCGCTGGTCGAGCTGCGCAACGCCGTCAACCGTCACGACTCCGGCAGCGATGACAACGTCTACACGGCCGCCGAGTTGCTGCCCGGCTGGCAGAAGACGGCCTTCGAACCCAAGCGCCTCTTCGCCGCGCGCCTCGACGGCCGACTGGTCGGGCGCGGCATCTACGAGACGCGCACCGAGGAGGCCGCCGACACCGCGTGGATGCACGTCGAGGTGCTTCCGGATGCCCGGGGCCACGGCGTCGGCGAGGCCCTCGCCCGGCACCTCGAGGCGGTCGCGCTCGGCGAGGGCCGCACCCGCACGATCGTCTACGCCCCCTCCTGGAAGCGCGGGGGCATCCGGATCCCCGCCCCGACCGGCTTCGGATCGGTACCCGCCGGCACCCCCGAGGTGCGGCTGCTGCAGACCATGGGCTACCGGCTCGAGCAGGTCGAGCGCGGCAGTCGCCTCGCCCTGCCCGCCGCGGGCATCGCCGCGGTGCGGCGCTCGGCCGAGGAGGCGGCTGGCCCCGACTACCGCGTGCACACCTGGGCGGGGCCGACCCCGCCGGAGTGGCGGGAGGACATCGCGCACCTGCTGACCCGCATGAGCACCGACGCCCCCACCGCCGGGCTGGAGGAGCCCGAGGATCCGTGGACGGTCGAGCGGCTGCTCGAAGACGAGGCGCTCGAGGCGTCGAGCCCGCGCACCCCGGTCGTCACGGCCGTCGAGCACGTGCCCTCGGGCCGCCTGGTCGGATTCACCGAGTTCACCGTGCCGGCCGAGCCCGAGCGCACCGTCGCGCAGGAGGACACGATCGTGCTGCGCGAGCACCGCGGGCACCGCCTCGGCCTGCTGCTGAAGGCGGCCAACCTGCAATGGCTCGAGGAGGTGTCGCCCGGGCATCCGGCGATCATCACCTACAACGCCGAGGAGAACCGGCACATGCTCGACGTCAACGAGCGGCTCGGCTTCGAGCCGTTCGTCTACGAGGGCGCGTGGCGGAAGGACCTCGCCGGCTGA
- a CDS encoding FAD-binding domain-containing protein yields MTADAAAAFEPTRAAGLARLADFVPRAGRAYAAERNADHGPGDRTNVSTLSPWVRHRLVTEREIVAAVLERHPLSAASTFVQEVYWRTYWKGWLERRPSVWTRYAASVAPTLDALSGAERATYDDAVAGRVGLDGFDHWARELVKTGYLHNHARMWFASIWIFTLRLPWQLGADFFLRHLLDGDPASNTLSWRWVAGLQTVGKTYLATADNIARYTDGRFRPRGLATVAHAVDDDAAVPPAGPAPVPEPLPRATRVALLLHEDDLHAESLPALPPEVTVVGVAAPTAGEPRSPLAATAAVPAHFTAAALADGLARAAAYCRSSGTAAPAEHLPDLHPDTVIAWLRGLGAEALLTPHAPVGPTRDRLDVLAAALRAEGIPLHRRLRGWDARAWPHAHRGFFPFKARIPALLREEQMLD; encoded by the coding sequence ATGACCGCCGACGCTGCAGCCGCGTTCGAACCTACGCGGGCGGCCGGGCTCGCCCGGCTGGCCGACTTCGTTCCGCGTGCCGGGCGCGCCTATGCCGCCGAGCGCAATGCCGACCACGGGCCGGGGGATCGCACGAACGTGTCGACCCTGTCGCCCTGGGTGCGGCACCGGCTCGTCACCGAGCGCGAGATCGTCGCCGCCGTGCTCGAGCGGCACCCGCTGAGCGCCGCTTCGACGTTCGTGCAGGAGGTCTACTGGCGCACCTACTGGAAGGGCTGGCTCGAGCGGCGACCGAGCGTGTGGACGCGCTACGCCGCGAGCGTCGCGCCGACCCTCGACGCGCTGAGCGGTGCTGAGCGCGCGACCTACGACGACGCGGTCGCGGGGCGCGTGGGGCTCGACGGCTTCGACCACTGGGCGCGCGAGCTCGTCAAGACGGGCTACCTGCACAACCACGCGCGCATGTGGTTCGCGAGCATCTGGATCTTCACGCTGCGCCTGCCCTGGCAGCTCGGCGCCGACTTCTTCCTGCGCCACCTGCTCGACGGCGACCCGGCGTCGAACACGCTGAGCTGGCGCTGGGTCGCGGGCTTGCAGACCGTCGGCAAGACCTACCTCGCCACCGCCGACAACATCGCCCGCTACACCGACGGACGCTTCCGGCCGCGGGGTCTCGCGACCGTGGCCCACGCCGTCGACGACGATGCTGCCGTGCCACCCGCCGGGCCGGCGCCCGTGCCCGAGCCGCTGCCGCGCGCGACGCGCGTGGCGCTGCTGCTGCACGAGGACGACCTGCACGCCGAGAGCCTTCCGGCACTGCCGCCGGAGGTGACCGTGGTCGGCGTCGCCGCGCCGACCGCGGGGGAGCCGCGCTCACCCCTCGCGGCGACGGCCGCGGTGCCCGCGCACTTCACCGCCGCGGCGCTCGCCGACGGGCTCGCCCGCGCCGCCGCGTACTGCCGCTCAAGCGGCACCGCGGCCCCCGCCGAGCACCTCCCCGACCTGCACCCCGACACCGTCATCGCCTGGCTGCGCGGCCTCGGCGCCGAGGCGCTGCTCACCCCGCATGCGCCGGTCGGCCCGACCCGCGACCGGCTCGACGTGCTCGCGGCGGCGCTGCGGGCGGAGGGCATCCCGCTGCATCGTCGGCTGCGGGGGTGGGATGCTCGCGCCTGGCCGCACGCCCACCGCGGGTTCTTCCCGTTCAAAGCGCGCATCCCTGCACTTCTGCGCGAGGAGCAGATGCTCGACTGA
- a CDS encoding nitrilase-related carbon-nitrogen hydrolase: MSTIRAAITQTTWTGDKESMIAKHEQFARDAAAQGAQIICFQELFYGPYFGIIEDAKYYDYAEPADGPTVQRFVKLAKELKMVIVLPIYEEDMPGVYYNTAVVVDADGTILGKYRKHHIPNLDRFWEKFYFRPGNLGYPVFDTAVGKVGVYICYDRHFPEGWRELGLNGAELVFNPSATKPGLSNRLWELEQPAAAAANQYFIGANNRIGTESDEFGDLAVTFYGSSYFVDPRGNYVGEVASQDQTEIVIRDLDLDLIREVRNSWQFYRDRRPESYTATVKP, from the coding sequence ATGAGCACCATCCGTGCCGCCATCACCCAGACCACCTGGACGGGCGACAAGGAGTCGATGATCGCGAAGCACGAGCAGTTCGCGCGCGACGCCGCCGCGCAGGGCGCCCAGATCATCTGCTTCCAGGAGCTCTTCTACGGCCCCTACTTCGGCATCATCGAAGACGCGAAGTACTACGACTACGCCGAGCCCGCCGACGGCCCGACGGTGCAGCGCTTCGTGAAGCTGGCCAAAGAGCTGAAGATGGTCATCGTCCTGCCGATCTACGAGGAGGACATGCCCGGCGTCTACTACAACACCGCGGTGGTGGTGGATGCCGACGGCACGATCCTCGGCAAGTACCGCAAGCACCACATCCCGAACCTCGACCGGTTCTGGGAGAAGTTCTACTTCCGCCCCGGCAACCTCGGCTACCCCGTGTTCGACACGGCCGTCGGCAAGGTCGGCGTGTACATCTGCTACGACCGGCACTTCCCCGAGGGATGGCGCGAGCTCGGGCTCAACGGCGCCGAGCTGGTGTTCAACCCGAGCGCGACCAAGCCCGGCCTCTCGAACCGCCTCTGGGAGCTCGAGCAGCCCGCCGCCGCGGCCGCGAACCAGTACTTCATCGGCGCCAACAACCGCATCGGCACCGAGAGCGACGAGTTCGGCGACCTCGCCGTGACGTTCTACGGCTCGAGCTACTTCGTCGACCCCCGCGGCAACTACGTCGGCGAGGTCGCGAGCCAAGACCAGACCGAGATCGTCATCCGCGACCTCGACCTCGACCTCATCCGCGAGGTGCGCAACAGCTGGCAGTTCTACCGCGACCGCCGGCCCGAGTCGTACACCGCGACGGTGAAGCCCTAA
- the mutM gene encoding bifunctional DNA-formamidopyrimidine glycosylase/DNA-(apurinic or apyrimidinic site) lyase yields the protein MPELPEVEVVRHGLQPAVTGARIVAVEVLDERSLKRHDGPAEDFVDRLTGARLLGAVRRGKFLWLPLEERDTASGGDPAAEPSAALVTHLGMSGQVLLRDPTAEAAPLTRIRFALEHPTHGPLRVDFVDQRIFGSMAVDALLPTRDGAAAGYGLPLSSIPNQVAHIARDPLDPAFDERDFLRRLQGKRTTVKRALLDQTLVSGIGNIYADEALWAARVHYDQPTETLSTRKARELLEEVRVVLRRALDEGGTSFDAQYVNVNGASGYFSHSLRAYGQQGKPCPRCGRPIVREQFMNRGSHFCRRCQRVR from the coding sequence GTGCCTGAGCTTCCCGAAGTCGAGGTCGTGCGCCACGGCCTGCAGCCCGCCGTCACCGGTGCGCGCATCGTCGCCGTCGAGGTGCTCGACGAGCGCTCGCTGAAGCGCCACGACGGCCCGGCGGAGGACTTCGTCGATCGGCTGACCGGTGCCCGCCTGCTCGGTGCGGTGCGGCGCGGCAAGTTCCTGTGGCTGCCGCTCGAGGAGCGAGACACCGCCTCGGGCGGCGACCCCGCGGCAGAGCCCTCTGCCGCGCTCGTCACCCACCTCGGCATGAGCGGCCAGGTGCTGCTGCGCGACCCGACGGCCGAGGCCGCGCCGCTCACGCGCATCCGCTTCGCCCTGGAGCATCCGACGCACGGCCCTCTGCGGGTCGACTTCGTCGACCAGCGCATCTTCGGCTCGATGGCGGTGGACGCGCTGCTGCCGACGCGCGACGGCGCGGCGGCCGGATACGGGCTGCCGTTGAGCAGCATCCCGAACCAGGTCGCCCACATCGCGCGCGACCCGCTCGACCCCGCGTTCGACGAGCGTGACTTCCTGCGCCGGCTGCAGGGCAAGCGCACGACGGTGAAGCGCGCGCTGCTCGACCAGACGCTCGTCAGCGGCATCGGCAACATTTACGCCGACGAGGCGCTCTGGGCGGCGCGCGTGCACTACGACCAGCCGACGGAGACCCTCTCGACCCGGAAGGCGCGCGAGCTGCTCGAGGAGGTGCGCGTCGTGCTGCGCCGCGCGCTCGACGAGGGCGGCACGAGCTTCGACGCCCAGTACGTGAACGTCAACGGCGCCTCCGGGTACTTCAGCCACTCGCTGCGTGCCTACGGCCAGCAGGGCAAGCCGTGCCCGCGCTGCGGCCGGCCGATCGTGCGCGAGCAGTTCATGAACCGCGGTTCGCACTTCTGCCGCCGCTGCCAGCGCGTCCGCTGA
- the cofD gene encoding 2-phospho-L-lactate transferase: protein MRIVVLAGGVGGARFVRGLREAVRWWHPEAAIDVIVNTGDDWWLGGLRITPDLDSLLYTLAGQNDEQRGWGRVGESERVAAELQAYGVTPEWFTLGDLDLGTHIARTAWLRSGASLSEVVARLQQRWDLGGVRLHPATDDEVDTHVWVASDAGGEHDLHFQEWWTRYRAQLPALRFEQRGLAAARPSAGALAALEAADVVIIAPSNPVVSIGTIVSIPGMRDALRAVAAPIVGVSPIIAGAAVRGMADACLAAIGVATDAGAVARLYGPRSGVGAAVGAGPAQPGLLDAWLVDEADAAVVDGLRADGIATDAVPLWMRDLDSAAALAEAALQAGLARRSAS from the coding sequence ATGAGGATCGTCGTGCTCGCGGGCGGAGTCGGAGGGGCGCGGTTCGTGCGCGGGCTGCGCGAAGCGGTGCGCTGGTGGCATCCCGAGGCCGCGATCGACGTGATCGTCAACACGGGCGACGACTGGTGGCTGGGGGGCCTGCGCATCACACCCGACCTCGACTCGCTGCTGTACACGCTCGCCGGGCAGAACGACGAGCAGCGCGGCTGGGGGCGCGTCGGCGAGAGCGAGCGCGTCGCGGCCGAACTGCAGGCCTACGGCGTGACGCCCGAGTGGTTCACGCTCGGCGACCTCGACCTCGGCACGCACATCGCGCGCACGGCCTGGCTGCGGTCGGGCGCCTCGCTGTCGGAGGTCGTCGCGCGCCTGCAGCAGCGCTGGGACCTCGGCGGCGTGCGCCTGCACCCCGCCACCGATGACGAGGTCGACACCCACGTCTGGGTCGCCTCGGATGCGGGCGGTGAGCACGACCTGCACTTCCAGGAGTGGTGGACCCGCTACCGCGCCCAGCTGCCGGCGCTGCGGTTCGAGCAGCGCGGGCTCGCGGCGGCGCGGCCCTCGGCGGGAGCCCTCGCGGCGCTCGAGGCGGCCGATGTCGTGATCATCGCGCCGTCGAACCCGGTGGTATCGATCGGCACGATCGTGAGCATCCCGGGCATGCGCGATGCGCTGCGCGCTGTCGCCGCACCGATCGTCGGGGTTTCGCCGATCATCGCCGGAGCCGCGGTGCGCGGCATGGCCGACGCGTGCCTCGCGGCGATCGGCGTGGCGACGGATGCCGGCGCGGTCGCCCGGCTGTACGGCCCCCGGTCGGGCGTCGGCGCTGCCGTCGGCGCAGGGCCAGCGCAGCCGGGCCTGCTCGACGCCTGGCTCGTCGACGAGGCGGACGCGGCGGTCGTCGACGGCCTGCGCGCCGACGGCATCGCGACGGATGCGGTGCCGCTGTGGATGCGCGACCTCGACTCGGCCGCCGCCCTCGCCGAGGCGGCCCTGCAGGCCGGGCTCGCCCGTCGGAGCGCGTCGTGA